One window of Medicago truncatula cultivar Jemalong A17 chromosome 2, MtrunA17r5.0-ANR, whole genome shotgun sequence genomic DNA carries:
- the LOC11438335 gene encoding probable 1-deoxy-D-xylulose-5-phosphate synthase, chloroplastic, which yields MALMNTSPFPIHLNQSAKHFDPKKSTPLGGSNYQWGASDLISHHKLNQVRKIPYGVCASISETGEYHYERQPTPLLDTINYPIHMKNLSNKELKQLACELRSDIIFSVSQTGGHLGSNLGVVELTVALHYVFNAPIDKILWDVGHQSYPHKILTGRRNKMHTLRQKDGLSGFTKRSESEFDIFGTGHSSTTISAGLGMAVGRDLKGEKHNVVTIIGDGAMTAGQAFEAMNNAGYLNSNMIVILNDNKQVSLPTADLDGPIPPVGALSRTLSRLQSNIPLRELREVAKGVTKQNGRPIAKVEEYALGMISGSGSTLFEELGLDYIGPVDGHSIDDLVAILKQVKSPKKTGPVLIHVVTEKGLGYSYAEKAADKYHGVAKFDPATGKQFKTKAPTPVLTSCFVDALIAEAEADKGIVGIHAAMGGGTGMNHFLRRFPTRCFDVGIAEQHAVTFAAGLACEGLKPFCAIYSSFLQRAYDQVVHDVDLQKLPVRFVIDKAGFVGEDGPTHCGSFDVTYMACLPNMVVMAPSDEAEIIHMVATAVAINDRPSCFRFPRANGTGVELPPGNRGIPMEIGKGRILIEGERVALLGFGTAVQNCVAAASMLEDHGLRVTVADARFCKPLDHSLIRSLAKSHEVLITVEEGSIGGFGSHVAQFMALDGLLDGKLKWRPMVFPDIYIDHGSPAEQLAVAGLTSSHIAATVFNILGQTREALEVMTLSI from the exons ATGGCTCTAATGAACACATCACCATTCCCCATCCATTTGAACCAATCAGCAAAACATTTTGACCCCAAAAAATCAACTCCTCTTGGTGGTTCTAACTATCAATGGGGTGCTTCAGATCTTATCTCCCATCATAAACTCAACCAG GTAAGGAAAATACCATATGGAGTTTGTGCATCAATATCTGAAACGGGGGAGTATCATTATGAGAGACAACCAACCCCACTCCTGGATACCATAAACTATCCAATTCATATGAAGAATCTCTCTAACAAG GAACTGAAACAACTTGCGTGTGAGCTGCGTTCAGATATTATTTTCAGTGTTTCACAAACTGGGGGTCATTTGGGATCAAACCTTGGTGTTGTGGAACTCACTGTTGCCCTCCATTATGTTTTCAATGCTCCTATTGACAAAATCTTGTGGGATGTAGGTCATCAG TCATATCCACATAAAATTCTGACTGGTAGAAGGAATAAGATGCATACTTTGAGGCAGAAAGATGGATTAAGTGGGTTTACAAAACGCTCTGAGAGtgaatttgatatttttggCACTGGTCACAGCTCAACAACAATATCAGCAGGGCTAG GAATGGCTGTTGGAAGGGATTTGAAGGGAGAAAAGCATAATGTAGTCACCATCATCGGCGACGGTGCCATGACCGCCGGCCAAGCTTTTGAAGCCATGAACAATGCTGGTTATCTTAATTCTAACATGATTGTGATTCTCAATGATAACAAACAAGTCTCTCTACCTACTGCTGATCTTGATGGTCCAATACCACCTGTTGGTGCTTTGAGTAGGACTCTCAGTAGGTTACAATCAAACATACCTCTTAGAGAATTGAGAGAGGTTGCCAAG GGAGTAACTAAACAAAATGGTAGACCTATTGCTAAGGTTGAGGAGTATGCTCTTGGCATGATCAGTGGTTCTGGATCAACATTATTTGAAGAACTTGGACTTGACTATATTGGTCCTGTTGATGGTCATAGCATTGATGATCTTGTTGCCATTCTCAAACAAGTCAAGAGTCCTAAGAAAACTGGTCCTGTACTAATCCATGTTGTCACTGAAAAAGGCCTAGGATATTCATATGCAGAAAAAGCAGCAGACAAGTACCATG GAGTTGCTAAGTTTGATCCTGCAACTGGAAAACAGTTCAAGACCAAGGCTCCCACGCCGGTACTCACATCATGCTTTGTGGATGCTTTGATTGCAGAAGCAGAAGCTGACAAAGGCATTGTTGGAATCCATGCTGCAATGGGAGGTGGAACCGGCATGAATCACTTCCTTCGCCGTTTCCCTACGAGATGTTTCGATGTAGGGATAGCAGAACAACACGCTGTTACGTTTGCTGCTGGTCTAGCCTGTGAAGGTCTTAAGCCTTTTTGCGCAATTTACTCGTCCTTCTTGCAGAGAGCTTACGACCAG GTGGTGCATGATGTGGATTTGCAAAAGCTGCCTGTAAGATTCGTGATCGACAAAGCTGGATTTGTTGGAGAAGATGGTCCAACGCATTGTGGCTCTTTTGATGTTACCTATATGGCATGTCTCCCTAACATGGTGGTGATGGCTCCTTCCGATGAAGCAGAGATTATTCACATGGTTGCTACTGCTGTTGCCATTAACGATCGGCCTAGTTGTTTCCGATTTCCAAGGGCAAATGGAACTGGTGTTGAACTACCACCAGGGAATAGAGGCATTCCTATGGAG ATTGGAAAAGGTAGGATACTGATTGAAGGGGAAAGAGTGGCACTTTTGGGTTTTGGAACAGCTGTTCAGAACTGTGTAGCTGCAGCCTCCATGCTGGAGGATCATGGCTTGCGTGTAACGGTGGCGGATGCACGTTTCTGCAAGCCGTTGGACCATTCACTCATTCGCAGCCTAGCCAAATCACACGAGGTTTTGATCACTGTGGAAGAAGGATCAATAGGAGGATTTGGTTCTCATGTTGCTCAGTTCATGGCCCTTGATGGTCTTCTTGATGGAAAATTGAAG TGGAGGCCAATGGTCTTTCCTGACATTTATATTGACCATGGTTCACCTGCTGAGCAATTGGCTGTAGCTGGTCTCACATCATCTCACATAGCAGCAACAGTATTCAACATTCTTGGACAAACAAGAGAGGCACTAGAGGTCATGACTCTAAGTATATGA